In Humulus lupulus chromosome 7, drHumLupu1.1, whole genome shotgun sequence, the following are encoded in one genomic region:
- the LOC133792021 gene encoding uncharacterized protein LOC133792021 — protein MENHFPNWDYHTSSIIEGLVLVMWRRLFVKTIILEESSQAVHCQVKMLGLQQEFGVTFVYGLNSIEGRRCLWEGLQRPYHMPKAWIYLGDFNAPLSGKDRVGGKVVSDSELHDPLNWSAGAQVEPLRGIGSYFTWSNNQEGAARIYSKIDHVLSNEKWLDLFSKSTAIYRWEGISDHYSCLVSFQNSEQLGSKNFHYYNYWAEHKDFNDLVLKSWRGPITAYGMNAIFLKLLRLKHCLKKFNKDRIGDLQANYHKAKDAYQVAQLQAQAHPLDSCYQEAERTAAGEFSVQESPSSASGRVNLQHIDLGLKLSVEQQASLLRPFSKKEIQEALFSIPNTKSPGPDGYGSGFFKAVWSKIGEEVCSAISYCFESGNFPSKLHETTISLIPKIANPSRAVDYRPIACCSTLYKYMAKLI, from the exons ATGGAGAACCATTTTCCAAACTGGGACTATCACACTAGTTCCATCATTGAAGGTCTTGTCTTAGTTATGTGGAGAAGATTGTTTGTTAAAACCATTATTTTAGAGGAATCCTCTCAAGCAGTTCATTGTCAGGTGAAGATGTTGGGTTTGCAGCAGGAATTTGGGGTCACATTTGTTTATGGTCTTAATTCGATTGAGGGTAGGAGGTGTCTTTGGGAAGGGTTACAGAGACCTTATCACATGCCTAAAGCCTGGATTTATCTTGGTGATTTTAATGCCCCTCTTTCAGGTAAGGACAGAGTTGGAGGCAAGGTTGTTTCAGACTCAGAATTACATGACCCTTTAAATTGGTCGGCAGGTGCTCAGGTTGAACCTCTTCGGGGTATTGGCTCTTATTTCACATGGTCTAATAACCAAGAGGGTGCCGCAAGGATATATTCAAAAATTGACCATGTTTTGAGCAATGAAAAGTGGCTGGATCTGTTCTCTAAATCTACAGCAATTTATAGATGGGAAGGCATCTCTGATCACTATTCTTGTCTGGTTAGTTTTCAAAATTCTGAGCAGTTGGGTTCCAAAAATTTTCACTATTACAACTACTGGGCAGAGCACAAGGATTTCAATGATTTGGTTTTAAAAAGCTGGAGAGGCCCAATTACAGCTTATGGTATGAATGCAATTTTTCTTAAGTTGTTGAGGCTTAAGCACTgtctaaaaaaatttaataaggACCGAATAGGAGATTTACAAGCTAATTATCATAAGGCCAAGGATGCTTATCAAGTTGCTCAGTTGCAAGCTCAAGCTCACCCCCTTGATTCTTGCTATCAAGAGGCTGAGAGGACTGCAGCAGGGGAGTTTTCTGTTCAGGAGAG TCCAAGTTCAGCTTCAGGCAGGGTTAATTTGCAGCATATTGACTTAGGTCTGAAGCTTTCAGTTGAGCAGCAAGCTTCGCTTTTGAGACCTTTCTCTAAGAAGGAAATTCAGGAGGCTTTATTTAGTATTCCTAATACTAAATCCCCAGGTCCTGATGGGTATGGTTCTGGCTTCTTTAAAGCTGTCTGGAGTAAGATAGGTGAGGAGGTTTGCTCGGCTATCTCTTACTGTTTTGAATCTGGCAATTTCCCTTCTAAGCTTCATGAAACAACCATTTCTTTGATTCCTAAGATTGCTAATCCTTCTAGGGCTGTCGACTATAGGCCAATAGCTTGTTGTTCCACACTGTATAAATACATGGCTAAGTTGATTTGA